The genomic DNA TGATGAGAAAAACCATTTATCGAACCCGTAAAGGCACAGATATTTATTCGACTTAAACCTTAAAGATTCATAATTAAAAAATTTATATTTATAAATTTGAATAAGCTTTAGATTGATCTGCTGTTCTTTACCATGATTTTATTCTTTATTTTTTCGCTGAGTCTTTCATCATCTGTTACGAGGATGAAGTTTTTCTTAACTGCTATGGTGAGGTATGATGCGTCGTATATGGTGATCCCGTGTTCAACGGCTTGTTGCAGGATATCCAGCTCCAATCCTTCTATTCCATGTTTTTCAATCACATTGAAGACCTCTGAGACGAGTTTGGAGAACTCGTAGGCCGTGTTCCAATCCATCCTTTCAAGTAGCACGTGCTCCTTCCAGATGGCGTTGAGAGCTTCATAGAGGACTAGATCCAGCGTTGCCACGTCCCTCAGCTTGTCCAGCTCAGCCCTCTTGACGATGTTGAGGAGGGCGCTGGCATCTAGTAGGGGCCTCAACGCCCTCTATCCTCCCTTATTATCTCAGCGATCTCCTCGTCGCTTATGTGCTCAAGCCTCCCGCTCAGCTCAA from Candidatus Bathyarchaeota archaeon includes the following:
- a CDS encoding type II toxin-antitoxin system VapC family toxin, with product MRPLLDASALLNIVKRAELDKLRDVATLDLVLYEALNAIWKEHVLLERMDWNTAYEFSKLVSEVFNVIEKHGIEGLELDILQQAVEHGITIYDASYLTIAVKKNFILVTDDERLSEKIKNKIMVKNSRSI